In one window of Mucilaginibacter auburnensis DNA:
- a CDS encoding DUF3820 family protein has product MEPVQPDVKILIAIVTTQMPFGKYKGTLISDLPVYYLEWLKNKGLPAGKMGMMLSTVYEIKVNGLNTILDKVKTAVRNSRNHG; this is encoded by the coding sequence ATGGAACCCGTTCAACCCGACGTTAAAATATTAATTGCTATAGTGACCACTCAAATGCCTTTTGGCAAATACAAGGGTACTTTAATAAGCGATCTGCCGGTTTACTACCTGGAGTGGCTCAAGAATAAAGGTCTGCCCGCCGGAAAAATGGGCATGATGCTATCTACCGTTTATGAGATAAAGGTAAATGGGTTAAACACCATTTTAGATAAGGTAAAAACTGCTGTTAGAAATAGCCGCAATCATGGTTGA
- a CDS encoding VOC family protein, translated as MKKVTGIGGIFFKCDDAQGMNDWYAKNLGIATSKYGTTFEWADAEDPSKKGSTTWSTFPKDSKYFDPSTQPFMINYRVENLVEMVEELKKEGVTIVDEIADYDYGKFIHIIDPEGNMIELWEPKD; from the coding sequence ATGAAAAAAGTAACCGGTATTGGCGGCATATTTTTTAAGTGCGATGACGCGCAAGGCATGAATGACTGGTATGCCAAAAACCTGGGCATAGCCACAAGTAAATACGGCACCACCTTTGAATGGGCCGATGCTGAAGACCCATCCAAAAAAGGCTCGACTACCTGGAGTACTTTTCCTAAAGACAGCAAGTATTTTGATCCTTCAACCCAACCATTCATGATCAATTATAGGGTTGAAAATTTGGTTGAAATGGTTGAAGAACTGAAAAAAGAAGGCGTTACCATTGTTGATGAAATTGCTGATTATGACTATGGTAAATTCATCCACATTATAGACCCTGAAGGAAACATGATCGAATTGTGGGAACCAAAAGACTAA
- a CDS encoding sugar phosphate isomerase/epimerase family protein codes for MSSRRSFIKTSALLSAGVLAAPSLLAADKKYIGLQLYTIRDAMQKTPEAGLARVAGIGYNSVEGATYSGSEKFYGMDAPAFKKVLKQNGLDMISCHYSLGEENPANKGTILNGWDKAVDEAAKVGIKYMVCAYLTPKERGGLDHYKKLAADFNKAGELCARAGIQFCYHNHDFEFIGQDGKYPYEILLANTDKKLVKMEMDIYWVSKAKQDPIALFKQNPDRFPLWHVKDMDSTPRASFTEVGNGVIDFKKIFAQAKKSGMKYFFVEQDMTPGDPFESITKSFKYIKNNLV; via the coding sequence ATGAGTTCAAGAAGAAGTTTTATCAAAACTTCGGCTTTACTATCTGCCGGAGTATTAGCCGCACCAAGTTTGTTGGCAGCCGACAAAAAATATATCGGCTTGCAGTTATACACCATCAGAGATGCTATGCAAAAAACTCCTGAAGCTGGTTTGGCAAGGGTAGCAGGTATTGGTTATAATTCTGTTGAAGGTGCAACATATTCGGGCAGCGAAAAATTTTATGGAATGGATGCACCTGCTTTTAAAAAGGTATTAAAGCAAAATGGCTTAGATATGATAAGCTGCCATTATTCTCTTGGCGAAGAAAATCCGGCCAATAAAGGGACTATTTTGAATGGATGGGACAAGGCGGTTGACGAAGCTGCCAAAGTAGGCATTAAATATATGGTTTGCGCTTACCTTACCCCAAAGGAGCGTGGCGGTCTTGATCATTACAAAAAATTAGCTGCTGATTTTAACAAAGCAGGAGAGTTGTGTGCCAGAGCTGGTATACAGTTTTGTTACCACAACCACGATTTTGAATTTATTGGGCAGGATGGCAAATATCCTTACGAAATATTACTCGCTAATACCGACAAAAAGCTGGTGAAAATGGAAATGGACATTTATTGGGTAAGTAAGGCTAAGCAAGATCCCATCGCTCTATTTAAACAAAATCCAGATCGCTTTCCGTTATGGCATGTTAAAGACATGGACAGCACACCGAGGGCTTCGTTCACCGAAGTGGGTAATGGCGTGATAGATTTTAAAAAGATTTTTGCCCAAGCTAAGAAATCAGGCATGAAATACTTTTTCGTTGAACAGGATATGACACCGGGCGACCCATTTGAAAGCATTACAAAAAGCTTCAAATACATCAAAAACAACCTTGTATAA
- a CDS encoding Gfo/Idh/MocA family protein, which yields MKTIRWGILGTGYIARRFASDLKLAEGAELAAIGSRSLTSAQQFADEYPVANCFGSYDEVAQCPDVDVVYVATPHTLHYENTLMCLNGGKAVLCEKPFAINKRDTEAMINLAREKKLFLMDALWTKFHPHYLKMLDMVKSGKLGDVKIVFSNFGYVVTPQHSTRLLDPALGGGSILDIGIYNIFTAFDVLGMPDKIDVNAVATDGGVDEQCSVVFTYDNGAMASLYSSFRTTLATEAEVCGTKARVKLTPDFYTASANVELYGENGIKELIEVERENGFGYQYEARHVNECLRAGLTESPVVSHSYTLKLMVLLDKIRGLAGIRYTADEL from the coding sequence ATGAAAACAATCAGATGGGGTATTTTAGGTACTGGGTACATAGCGCGCCGCTTTGCGTCAGACCTTAAACTGGCGGAAGGCGCCGAACTGGCAGCTATTGGTTCACGTTCTTTAACATCTGCTCAACAATTTGCTGATGAATACCCTGTGGCTAATTGCTTTGGCAGTTATGACGAAGTTGCGCAATGCCCCGATGTTGACGTTGTGTACGTTGCTACGCCACACACCTTGCATTATGAAAACACGCTGATGTGTCTTAATGGCGGTAAGGCAGTGTTATGCGAAAAACCATTCGCTATTAACAAGCGTGATACTGAGGCCATGATCAACCTTGCCCGTGAAAAAAAGCTGTTTTTGATGGACGCCTTGTGGACTAAGTTCCATCCACATTACTTAAAAATGCTTGACATGGTTAAAAGTGGCAAATTGGGCGATGTAAAGATAGTGTTCTCTAACTTTGGTTATGTGGTTACTCCACAGCATTCCACTCGTTTACTTGACCCTGCTTTGGGCGGAGGTTCTATTTTGGATATTGGCATTTACAATATTTTTACTGCGTTTGATGTGTTAGGGATGCCTGATAAGATTGACGTTAATGCAGTTGCTACAGATGGTGGCGTTGATGAGCAATGTTCGGTAGTATTTACCTACGATAACGGAGCTATGGCCAGTTTGTACTCTTCGTTCAGAACAACCCTTGCTACGGAAGCCGAGGTGTGTGGTACAAAAGCCCGGGTAAAACTTACGCCAGACTTTTACACCGCATCTGCCAATGTTGAATTATATGGCGAAAACGGAATTAAAGAGTTGATAGAAGTTGAGCGCGAAAACGGTTTTGGCTATCAGTATGAAGCGCGGCATGTTAACGAATGCCTACGGGCAGGTTTAACCGAAAGTCCGGTGGTATCGCATAGTTATACCTTAAAACTGATGGTCCTGCTTGATAAAATACGCGGGCTTGCGGGAATACGTTACACCGCTGACGAATTATAG